In Lacibacter sp. H375, one DNA window encodes the following:
- a CDS encoding MlaE family ABC transporter permease, with protein sequence MDFFTHFGRYLLMIKGMFSRPENMRLYWKELMHQCNEIGIRSVGIVVIISIFLGAVTTVQTAYQLITPLIPKTVIAIIVRDNIILELAPTLICVVLAGVVGSRIASELGNMRISEQIDALEIMGINTKTYLILPKIVAALIVVPCLVVLAAVLGIWGGKMAGSLSGILPPEIYNDGLLEDFIPYNVIFAMSKTYTYAFIISSIPAYYGYHVQGGSLEIGRASTKSVIVSCILILLADYALAALLL encoded by the coding sequence ATGGATTTCTTCACACACTTCGGCCGCTACCTGTTAATGATCAAGGGCATGTTTTCCAGGCCGGAGAATATGCGTCTTTACTGGAAAGAATTGATGCACCAATGCAATGAGATCGGTATACGTTCTGTTGGGATTGTTGTCATCATCTCCATTTTTCTTGGTGCGGTAACAACCGTGCAAACAGCTTACCAGCTCATCACTCCTCTTATTCCAAAAACAGTGATCGCCATTATTGTGCGTGACAATATCATTCTTGAATTGGCGCCAACGCTTATTTGTGTGGTGCTGGCAGGTGTGGTTGGTTCACGCATTGCATCAGAGTTGGGTAATATGCGCATCAGCGAACAGATCGATGCGCTGGAGATCATGGGCATCAATACAAAAACCTATCTCATCTTACCAAAAATTGTTGCAGCGTTAATTGTTGTTCCATGTTTGGTTGTGCTTGCTGCAGTGTTAGGTATCTGGGGCGGTAAAATGGCGGGCTCTTTATCAGGTATTCTTCCTCCGGAAATTTACAATGATGGTTTGCTTGAAGATTTTATTCCCTACAACGTCATATTTGCGATGAGTAAAACTTATACTTATGCGTTCATTATTTCAAGTATTCCTGCTTATTATGGTTACCATGTGCAGGGAGGTTCATTGGAGATTGGTCGTGCAAGTACCAAATCAGTGATTGTAAGTTGTATTTTAATTTTATTGGCCGACTATGCACTCGCTGCATTATTATTATAA
- a CDS encoding NADP-dependent malic enzyme, producing the protein MNKEELRRQQALEYHAKGRPGKIEVIPTKEAKTQRDLSLAYSPGVAVPCMEIFNNPEDVYKYTAKGNLVAVISNGTAVLGLGDIGPEAGKPVMEGKGVLFKIFADIDVFDIEINEKDPEKFVQIVKALEPTFGGINLEDIKSPECFYIEQRLKEEMKIPLMHDDQHGTAIISAAALLNALELQKKKIDKVQIVVNGAGAAAISCIKLYVALGAKKENIKVFDSKGLIHDGRTDLDEQKQLFVIKSKPMTLDEGMKNADVFIGLSKGNTVSKEMVKSMAKNPIVFAMANPDPEITYEDATETRKDVIMGTGRSDYPNQINNVLGFPYIFRGALDVRATTINEEMKLAAVKALAELAKTPVPDIVNMAYNETNISFGPSYIIPKPLDPRLLSYVAPAVAKAAMESGVAQHPITNWDEYENILNHRLGIDNQLMRAIGSKARKDPKRVVFADAENVKVLKAAQLAYEEGVAYPILLGDVKNINDIAEINGIELEGIPVLDPKSKEMEEFRSKFGDQFFKKRQRKGLNRYEAAKAMKERTHFGCMMVETGEADAMISGLSRKYSDTIRPALQIIGKDEDVRKIAGMYIMLTKRGPLFLADATVNFNPRADELADITQLVAKEVRSFGITPRVAMLSYSNFGSSESNEAKIVARAREIVKEREPNLVCDGEVQPLVAFNKEILKENYPFSELVNGEPNVLIFPNLASGNIAYNLLQEVGEADAIGPILLGLKKPVHILQLGSSVRSIFNMVLISVVDAQMKTKSNTEEAVKKSTWWKRFRKVSHEI; encoded by the coding sequence ATGAACAAAGAAGAACTACGCCGGCAACAGGCATTGGAATATCATGCTAAAGGAAGACCGGGAAAAATCGAAGTAATTCCTACAAAAGAAGCCAAAACACAGCGTGACTTATCATTAGCATACTCGCCTGGTGTTGCGGTGCCCTGCATGGAAATTTTTAATAATCCTGAGGATGTTTACAAATACACCGCCAAAGGAAACTTGGTGGCAGTGATTAGTAATGGTACTGCAGTACTTGGCCTTGGTGATATTGGTCCCGAAGCAGGCAAACCGGTGATGGAAGGAAAAGGAGTACTCTTCAAGATCTTTGCTGATATTGATGTTTTCGATATTGAGATCAACGAAAAAGATCCGGAGAAGTTTGTACAAATTGTAAAAGCACTTGAACCAACCTTTGGTGGTATCAACCTCGAGGACATCAAATCTCCAGAATGCTTTTATATTGAACAGCGTTTGAAAGAGGAAATGAAAATTCCGTTGATGCACGACGATCAACATGGTACAGCCATCATCAGCGCTGCTGCATTGTTGAATGCATTGGAATTACAGAAAAAGAAAATCGATAAAGTACAGATCGTTGTAAACGGCGCAGGTGCAGCCGCTATTTCCTGTATCAAATTATATGTTGCACTTGGTGCAAAGAAAGAAAACATCAAAGTGTTCGATAGTAAAGGTTTGATCCATGATGGAAGAACTGATCTTGATGAACAGAAGCAATTGTTTGTGATCAAAAGCAAACCAATGACGCTTGATGAAGGCATGAAGAATGCAGATGTGTTCATTGGTTTAAGTAAAGGGAATACCGTATCGAAAGAGATGGTAAAAAGCATGGCGAAGAACCCCATCGTTTTTGCCATGGCCAACCCTGATCCGGAGATCACATACGAAGATGCAACTGAAACGAGAAAAGATGTGATCATGGGAACAGGACGAAGCGATTATCCTAACCAGATCAACAATGTATTGGGCTTCCCTTATATTTTCCGTGGTGCATTGGATGTTCGTGCAACAACCATCAATGAAGAAATGAAACTGGCGGCGGTTAAAGCATTAGCTGAGTTAGCAAAAACGCCGGTTCCTGATATTGTAAATATGGCTTATAACGAAACCAACATTTCGTTTGGTCCCAGCTATATTATTCCTAAACCACTCGATCCACGTTTATTAAGTTACGTGGCACCTGCTGTTGCAAAAGCAGCAATGGAAAGTGGCGTTGCACAACATCCTATTACCAATTGGGATGAGTACGAGAACATATTGAATCACCGTTTGGGTATCGATAACCAGTTGATGCGTGCGATTGGCAGCAAAGCAAGAAAAGATCCGAAGCGTGTGGTGTTTGCTGATGCAGAAAATGTAAAAGTGTTGAAAGCTGCACAACTTGCTTATGAAGAAGGTGTGGCTTACCCCATCTTATTGGGTGATGTAAAAAACATCAACGACATCGCTGAAATAAATGGAATTGAACTGGAAGGTATTCCTGTACTTGATCCAAAGAGCAAGGAGATGGAAGAATTCCGCTCGAAATTTGGCGACCAGTTTTTCAAGAAGCGTCAACGCAAAGGATTGAACCGTTACGAAGCTGCCAAAGCAATGAAAGAACGTACACACTTTGGTTGTATGATGGTGGAAACCGGTGAAGCCGATGCAATGATCAGCGGATTGAGTCGTAAATATTCTGACACTATTCGTCCTGCATTGCAGATCATTGGTAAAGATGAAGATGTTCGCAAGATCGCCGGTATGTATATCATGCTCACCAAACGTGGACCATTGTTCCTTGCAGATGCTACGGTGAATTTTAATCCACGTGCCGATGAACTGGCCGACATTACCCAACTTGTTGCAAAAGAAGTAAGATCGTTTGGTATTACGCCACGTGTCGCCATGCTCAGCTATTCAAACTTTGGCAGCAGTGAAAGTAATGAAGCAAAGATCGTGGCAAGAGCAAGAGAAATTGTGAAAGAGCGTGAACCAAACCTGGTGTGCGATGGTGAAGTGCAACCGCTTGTTGCGTTCAACAAAGAGATATTGAAAGAAAATTACCCATTCAGCGAATTGGTGAATGGCGAACCGAATGTGTTGATCTTCCCTAACCTTGCAAGTGGCAACATTGCTTACAACCTTTTACAGGAAGTGGGCGAAGCGGATGCCATCGGGCCAATATTACTTGGTTTGAAAAAGCCTGTACACATTTTGCAACTGGGTAGTTCCGTACGTTCTATTTTCAACATGGTGTTGATCTCTGTGGTTGATGCGCAAATGAAAACCAAAAGCAATACAGAGGAAGCGGTAAAAAAATCAACTTGGTGGAAGAGGTTTCGCAAAGTGAGCCATGAGATTTAA
- the lysA gene encoding diaminopimelate decarboxylase — MTPSIPTQLLQQIASTYGTPVYVYHAEKIKQQYETLVQAFSVLDTRIFYASKALTNIHIVRYLNSLGCNIDCSSINEVKLALHAGVAPENVLYTSNGISFAEIEEAVEAGVHVNIDSLSNLEKFGKKYGHSYPVGVRLRPNIMAGGNIKISTGHNKSKFGIPVEQIGELEAIVKANNIFIRTLHIHTGSEIKDADVFVKGIEVLFDLIPHFPELEVIDLGGGFKVPYIPGEKTADVESIGQKLKQAFDAHPLANNKKLQIWFEPGKFLVSECGYLLAKVNVLKQNGDTIIAGVNTGLNHLIRPMMYDAYHHVTNLSNPTGEEKKYMITGYICETDTFASDRLLPEIKEGDLLCFHNAGAYGYEMSSNYNSRYRPAEVMVKDDEAILIRKRESFEDLLKNIPA; from the coding sequence ATGACTCCTTCTATCCCAACTCAACTGTTACAACAGATCGCATCTACATATGGTACGCCCGTTTATGTTTACCATGCAGAAAAAATAAAACAGCAATACGAAACATTGGTACAGGCTTTTTCTGTTTTAGATACACGCATCTTTTATGCGTCAAAGGCGTTAACGAATATTCATATTGTCCGTTACCTCAACAGCCTTGGTTGTAATATCGATTGCAGCAGCATCAACGAAGTAAAGTTGGCGTTACACGCAGGCGTGGCGCCTGAAAATGTATTGTACACCAGCAACGGCATTTCTTTTGCAGAAATTGAAGAAGCTGTAGAAGCAGGTGTGCATGTGAACATTGATAGCTTATCGAACCTTGAAAAATTCGGCAAGAAGTACGGACATAGTTATCCAGTTGGTGTAAGGCTTCGTCCAAATATTATGGCGGGTGGGAATATAAAAATTTCAACAGGCCATAATAAAAGCAAGTTTGGTATTCCGGTTGAGCAGATAGGCGAACTGGAAGCCATTGTAAAAGCAAATAATATTTTCATCCGCACATTACACATCCACACAGGAAGTGAAATAAAAGATGCTGATGTATTTGTAAAAGGGATTGAAGTGTTGTTCGATCTCATTCCTCATTTTCCTGAACTGGAGGTAATTGATCTTGGTGGTGGTTTTAAAGTGCCTTACATACCCGGAGAAAAAACAGCAGATGTTGAATCGATCGGGCAAAAATTAAAACAGGCATTTGATGCACATCCTCTAGCGAATAATAAAAAATTACAGATTTGGTTTGAGCCGGGGAAATTTTTAGTGAGTGAATGTGGTTATTTATTAGCTAAAGTAAATGTGCTGAAACAAAATGGCGATACCATCATTGCAGGCGTGAACACGGGATTAAACCATTTGATTCGGCCAATGATGTATGATGCTTATCATCACGTAACAAATTTATCAAACCCAACAGGCGAAGAAAAAAAATACATGATAACCGGTTATATCTGCGAAACAGATACGTTTGCGAGTGATCGTTTATTACCTGAAATAAAAGAAGGAGATCTGCTTTGTTTCCATAATGCTGGTGCGTATGGGTATGAAATGAGCAGTAATTATAATTCACGTTATCGCCCGGCAGAAGTAATGGTGAAAGATGATGAAGCAATATTGATCCGTAAGCGGGAAAGCTTTGAAGATCTGTTGAAGAATATTCCTGCTTAA
- the scpB gene encoding SMC-Scp complex subunit ScpB — translation MELSVIIPHIEALIFAAERPLTTLELCDLVNSALGFIEDRANLDQTEAAIAAIKEKYTAEFYPFEVRESGGGWQFLTKREYHKTVAQINGDKFLKRLSTAALETLSIIAYKQPITKGEMEAIRGVSCDYAVQKLLEKELIVILGRNEKMPGHPLVYGTSRSFMDYFGINSPEDLPKIKEVISTDIIDPTGVQSDTLNVAGEEEQELSSNEALVVTEDGELLEQPLNSVEEELQEEDVVEELTVTEEVTEEEIVEEESAQQEEEEEQTDVEAIEAIEEADEADQQEDEETEESDVEEEQDEEEKKD, via the coding sequence ATGGAACTTAGTGTTATCATCCCGCATATTGAAGCGCTGATCTTTGCAGCTGAACGTCCGCTTACCACATTGGAGCTTTGCGACCTTGTGAATAGTGCATTGGGTTTTATTGAAGACCGTGCAAATCTCGACCAGACTGAAGCAGCGATTGCAGCCATCAAAGAAAAATATACCGCTGAGTTTTATCCGTTTGAAGTGAGAGAGAGTGGTGGTGGCTGGCAGTTCCTCACCAAAAGAGAATATCACAAAACTGTTGCGCAGATCAATGGTGATAAATTCCTGAAGCGTTTGAGTACTGCAGCATTGGAAACACTTTCCATTATTGCGTACAAACAACCCATCACCAAAGGTGAAATGGAAGCCATTCGTGGTGTGAGCTGCGATTATGCTGTTCAGAAATTATTAGAAAAAGAATTGATCGTTATACTTGGACGTAATGAAAAAATGCCGGGCCATCCCTTGGTATACGGTACATCACGTTCCTTCATGGATTATTTTGGTATTAACTCACCTGAAGATCTTCCAAAGATCAAAGAAGTTATCTCAACGGATATTATTGATCCAACAGGAGTACAAAGCGATACATTGAATGTTGCCGGTGAAGAAGAACAGGAACTATCTTCAAATGAAGCACTCGTTGTAACAGAAGATGGTGAGTTGTTGGAACAACCTCTCAACAGTGTTGAAGAAGAACTACAGGAAGAAGACGTTGTTGAAGAGCTTACTGTTACAGAAGAAGTGACCGAAGAAGAAATTGTTGAAGAAGAATCTGCTCAACAGGAAGAAGAGGAAGAACAAACAGATGTAGAAGCTATAGAAGCTATAGAAGAGGCAGATGAAGCAGATCAGCAGGAAGACGAAGAAACTGAAGAAAGTGATGTGGAAGAAGAACAAGATGAAGAAGAGAAAAAAGACTAA
- the atpG gene encoding ATP synthase F1 subunit gamma: MPGQLKEVRNRIKSVQSTQQITKAMKMVSAAKLRKAQDAIIQMRPYAQKLQDMLSNIVSNSDGSVNMKLAAERPVNKVLIILITSDRGLCGGYNANLVKLARQTIAEQYADQQQKGNVQVWGIGKKGFEAMLRNGYKTSDTYKDIFLHLTFENVQQASASAMDAFVKGEFDVVELVYSQFKNAATQQFKLERFLPIPKVVNKEGAAKTKSDFIFEPGKEELVTELMPKILNTQLFKAVLDANASEHGARMTAMDKASDNANELLRSLRISYNRARQAAITTELTEIVSGAAALNS; this comes from the coding sequence ATGCCCGGACAATTAAAAGAGGTACGTAACAGGATCAAAAGTGTACAAAGCACCCAGCAGATCACCAAAGCCATGAAAATGGTTAGTGCAGCCAAACTCCGTAAAGCACAGGATGCCATCATCCAGATGCGCCCTTACGCACAGAAACTGCAGGATATGCTGAGCAATATTGTGAGCAACAGCGATGGTAGTGTAAACATGAAACTGGCAGCCGAGCGTCCGGTAAATAAAGTGCTGATTATCCTTATCACCAGCGATCGTGGTTTGTGCGGTGGTTACAATGCCAACCTGGTAAAACTTGCACGCCAAACAATTGCTGAGCAATATGCCGATCAACAGCAAAAAGGAAATGTACAAGTTTGGGGCATAGGTAAAAAAGGTTTCGAAGCGATGTTGCGTAACGGTTACAAAACCAGCGACACCTATAAAGATATTTTTCTCCACCTTACTTTCGAAAATGTACAGCAGGCTTCTGCTTCTGCAATGGATGCGTTTGTAAAAGGTGAGTTTGATGTGGTAGAACTGGTGTACAGTCAGTTTAAAAACGCAGCTACACAGCAGTTTAAACTGGAGCGCTTCCTCCCTATTCCTAAAGTAGTGAACAAAGAAGGTGCTGCTAAAACAAAATCTGATTTCATCTTCGAACCAGGCAAAGAAGAACTCGTTACAGAGTTAATGCCGAAGATCCTCAATACACAATTATTCAAAGCAGTGCTTGATGCAAATGCATCGGAGCATGGTGCACGTATGACGGCGATGGATAAGGCAAGTGACAACGCTAACGAATTATTGCGCTCACTCCGCATCAGCTATAACCGTGCACGCCAGGCGGCCATTACAACTGAATTGACAGAGATCGTAAGTGGTGCAGCAGCATTGAATAGTTAA